From the genome of Bradyrhizobium elkanii USDA 76, one region includes:
- a CDS encoding efflux RND transporter permease subunit gives MLEKNSESQVHVEKIEEPRSGLSIAFGIERLGLIPMRAPILSCVVLVLLLIGAVFGVHRIKIDDSLSQLFRSDSKDYKQYEAVTKRFPATEFDVLVVVEGKTLLARDNLEKLRDMVTDLQLVEGVRGLVSLFSARQAPEPGKLPAALFPNELPEGAAYDKFVETVKSNEIIRGKLLSEDGTLALIVLSLEPEVVGSNKLSKVVGDIRKIMADDLGGSGLNAQLSGVPVMQLEIRNAVERDGLTYNILGILAGCIIAIIFFRKISFMVAAAFPPMIAILLALGGLGWANFNLNMFLNVMTPLIMVISFSDSMQLTFAARDRLIAGQDKFTAFKNAVLVVGPACVLTHGTAGISFIALQFSDSDLIRKFGEAGLAATIIALIAVLSLVPVFGVLFVRNEKIFAVKFQSADAGVQALRNFCYWIAVRMVGRPGLFSLLALIVVGGLGIIYANLEPRYRLADQVPDKRQAVAASSRLDAKLTGANPVDVLIEFPKGQSLYSPETLKTIADVHAMVEDSAGVGNVWSLETLRRWLAEKAGSNDVATLKEYVDLIPEHLVRRFIDKNQDAVVVSGRVPDVDSSQLLPVVNKLDHSLDKVRAEHPGYEIAVTGLSVIAARNSASMIEKLNHGLTIEFLLVAIFIGLAFRSIVVMFSCILPGIFPVVLSGTVLWLLGEGLQFASVVALTVSFGLGLSATIHFLNRLRLETKPGVTPELAVERATVLVGPALILTTVVLACGLVVTVFSDLPSLRLFGWLSAFSMVAALVADLFILRPTSMFLINLSQKLRGRGGQPAPIEKA, from the coding sequence ATGCTCGAAAAGAATTCCGAAAGTCAGGTCCACGTCGAGAAGATCGAAGAGCCGCGGTCGGGCCTCAGCATCGCGTTCGGGATCGAGCGTCTCGGCCTGATCCCGATGCGGGCGCCGATCCTGTCCTGCGTCGTCCTCGTTCTGTTGCTGATCGGCGCGGTGTTCGGCGTGCACCGGATCAAGATCGACGACTCGCTGTCGCAGCTGTTCCGCTCCGACTCCAAGGACTACAAGCAATATGAGGCGGTGACCAAGCGCTTCCCGGCGACCGAGTTCGACGTCCTCGTCGTGGTCGAAGGCAAGACGCTGCTCGCCCGCGACAATCTCGAAAAGCTGCGCGACATGGTCACCGACCTGCAGCTCGTCGAGGGCGTGCGCGGCCTGGTGTCGCTGTTCTCCGCGCGCCAGGCGCCGGAGCCCGGCAAGCTGCCGGCGGCGCTGTTCCCGAATGAACTTCCCGAGGGTGCGGCCTACGACAAGTTCGTCGAGACCGTCAAAAGCAACGAGATCATCCGCGGCAAGCTGCTGTCGGAGGACGGCACGCTCGCGCTGATCGTGCTGTCGCTCGAGCCCGAAGTGGTCGGCAGCAACAAGCTCAGCAAGGTGGTCGGCGACATCAGGAAGATCATGGCCGACGATCTCGGCGGCAGCGGGCTCAATGCCCAGCTGTCCGGCGTGCCGGTCATGCAGCTCGAGATCCGCAACGCGGTCGAGCGCGACGGCCTGACCTACAACATCCTCGGCATCCTCGCCGGCTGCATCATCGCCATCATCTTCTTCCGCAAGATATCCTTCATGGTGGCGGCGGCGTTCCCGCCGATGATCGCGATCCTGCTCGCGCTCGGCGGCCTCGGCTGGGCCAATTTCAATCTCAACATGTTCCTCAACGTGATGACGCCGCTCATCATGGTGATCAGCTTCTCCGACTCGATGCAGCTGACATTCGCGGCGCGCGACCGGCTGATCGCGGGGCAGGACAAGTTCACCGCGTTCAAGAATGCGGTGCTGGTAGTCGGACCGGCCTGCGTGCTGACGCACGGCACGGCCGGAATTTCCTTCATCGCGCTGCAGTTTTCGGATTCCGACCTGATCCGCAAGTTCGGCGAGGCCGGGCTTGCGGCGACCATCATCGCACTGATCGCGGTGCTGTCGCTGGTGCCGGTGTTCGGCGTCCTGTTCGTGCGCAACGAGAAGATCTTTGCGGTCAAGTTCCAGAGCGCGGATGCCGGCGTGCAGGCGCTGCGCAATTTCTGCTATTGGATCGCGGTGCGCATGGTCGGCCGTCCCGGGCTGTTCAGCCTGCTGGCGCTGATCGTGGTCGGCGGCCTCGGCATCATCTACGCCAATCTCGAGCCGCGCTACCGGCTCGCCGATCAGGTGCCGGACAAGCGGCAGGCGGTGGCGGCGTCGAGCCGGCTCGACGCCAAGCTGACCGGCGCCAATCCGGTCGATGTGCTGATCGAATTCCCCAAGGGACAATCGCTATACTCGCCGGAGACCTTGAAGACGATTGCCGATGTCCATGCGATGGTCGAGGACTCTGCCGGCGTCGGCAACGTCTGGTCGCTGGAGACCTTGCGGCGCTGGCTCGCCGAAAAGGCCGGCAGCAATGATGTCGCGACGCTGAAGGAATATGTCGACCTGATCCCTGAACACCTGGTGCGCCGGTTCATCGACAAGAATCAGGATGCTGTCGTGGTGTCGGGCCGCGTCCCGGATGTGGACTCGAGCCAGTTGCTTCCGGTGGTGAACAAACTCGATCATTCGCTAGACAAGGTGCGCGCCGAGCATCCCGGCTACGAGATCGCGGTCACGGGTCTGTCGGTGATTGCCGCACGCAACAGCGCCAGCATGATCGAGAAGCTCAACCACGGCCTCACCATCGAATTCCTGCTGGTCGCGATCTTCATCGGGCTCGCGTTCCGCTCGATCGTGGTGATGTTCTCTTGCATCCTGCCGGGCATCTTCCCGGTGGTGCTGTCGGGCACCGTGCTGTGGCTGCTCGGGGAGGGGCTGCAATTCGCCAGCGTTGTGGCTTTGACGGTGTCATTCGGCCTCGGCCTCAGCGCCACCATCCACTTCCTCAATCGCCTGCGGCTCGAGACCAAGCCGGGTGTCACGCCGGAACTTGCGGTGGAGCGCGCCACCGTCCTGGTCGGTCCTGCGCTGATCCTGACCACGGTGGTGCTGGCCTGCGGCCTCGTCGTCACCGTGTTCTCAGACCTGCCGTCGCTGCGCCTGTTCGGCTGGCTCAGCGCATTCTCGATGGTCGCAGCCTTGGTCGCGGACCTCTTCATCCTGCGGCCGACCTCGATGTTCCTGATCAATCTGTCGCAAAAGCTCCGCGGCAGGGGCGGCCAGCCTGCGCCGATCGAAAAGGCCTGA
- the eutC gene encoding ethanolamine ammonia-lyase subunit EutC gives MTTPPAPLSPSLADLRELTPARVGLGRSGASLPTDALLSFTLDHARARDAVHAAFDVSGIAAGLAGLGITPLEVSSQAHSRRDYLRRPDLGRMLDSDSRRSVESSGIAACPCAIVIGDGLSPTAVNVHAVELIRHLVPRLAADNIDAGAVIAASGARVALGDEIGAIIGARMLVMLIGERPGLSAPDSLGAYLTFAPRIGLTDADRNCISNIHHAGLSYAEAAFRISWLVRVGLARQITGVALKDESGGGSSKNALPGCDKSDT, from the coding sequence ATGACGACACCGCCGGCGCCCTTGTCCCCCTCGCTTGCCGATCTGCGCGAGCTCACACCGGCGCGCGTCGGTCTCGGCCGGTCCGGGGCCAGCCTGCCGACCGATGCGCTGCTGTCGTTCACGCTCGACCATGCCCGCGCCCGCGACGCCGTCCACGCCGCCTTTGACGTCAGCGGGATTGCGGCCGGTCTTGCCGGCCTCGGCATCACCCCGCTTGAGGTGTCGAGCCAGGCGCACAGCCGGCGCGACTATCTGCGGCGGCCCGATCTCGGGCGCATGCTGGATTCCGATTCGCGGCGCTCGGTCGAGAGCAGCGGCATCGCCGCATGTCCCTGCGCCATCGTGATCGGTGACGGTCTGTCGCCGACGGCGGTCAATGTGCATGCCGTCGAATTGATCCGGCATCTCGTGCCGCGCCTTGCGGCCGACAACATCGACGCCGGCGCGGTGATCGCAGCGTCCGGCGCGCGGGTCGCGCTCGGGGACGAGATCGGCGCCATCATCGGCGCGCGCATGCTGGTGATGCTGATCGGCGAACGGCCCGGGCTGTCCGCACCCGACAGCCTGGGCGCCTATCTCACCTTCGCGCCGCGAATCGGCCTCACCGACGCCGACCGCAACTGCATCTCCAACATCCACCACGCCGGACTGAGCTATGCGGAAGCCGCATTCAGGATTTCGTGGCTTGTGCGCGTGGGCTTGGCACGCCAGATCACAGGGGTCGCGTTGAAAGATGAAAGCGGCGGTGGATCGTCGAAGAATGCGCTACCAGGGTGTGACAAATCAGATACTTAA
- a CDS encoding B12-binding domain-containing radical SAM protein → MRAEGIKTIRRILCVFPRYTSSFGTFEHAYPLTDGVKAFMPPQGLLLIAAYLPENWPVRFIDENLRPATAEDFEWADAVFVSGMHIQRQQMNDICRRAHDHDLVVAIGGPSVSACPDYYPSFDYLHVGELGDATNELIKRLADDTSRPDEQVVLKTIDRLPMTDFPLPAYELAETKKYFLGSIQFSSGCPYQCEFCDIPGLYGRNPRLKSPQQIIAELDKLRACGATDTVYFVDDNFIGNRKAASELLPHLIEWQKRTGYVTRLACEATLNIAKRPEILEKMREAFFVTIFVGIETPDPDALKAMHKDQNMMVPILEGVRTINSFGMEVVSGIIMGLDTDKPQTGDALLSFVEESRIPLLTINLLQALPKTPLWDRLEKAGRLIDDEGRDSNVEFLLPYEDVVSSWRKCMEVAYEPNKLFARYLHQCNYTYANRIKVPVSPEMKSWANIRRGLIMLRNIFWKVGVLGDYKRVFWRFALGRLKRGDIEGLISATLVAHHLITFARAASSGRQNASNYSIRLREASVPAE, encoded by the coding sequence ATGAGAGCTGAGGGCATAAAGACAATTCGGCGTATCCTCTGCGTCTTTCCGCGCTATACGTCGTCCTTTGGGACCTTCGAGCACGCCTACCCCCTCACTGACGGCGTCAAGGCGTTCATGCCGCCGCAGGGCCTGCTGCTGATCGCCGCATACCTTCCCGAGAACTGGCCGGTGCGTTTCATCGACGAGAACCTGCGTCCGGCGACGGCGGAGGATTTCGAGTGGGCGGATGCCGTGTTCGTCAGCGGTATGCACATCCAGCGCCAGCAGATGAACGACATCTGCCGTCGCGCGCATGACCATGACCTTGTGGTCGCGATCGGCGGCCCGTCGGTCAGTGCTTGCCCGGACTACTATCCCTCATTCGACTACCTCCACGTCGGCGAGCTCGGCGATGCGACCAATGAGCTGATCAAGCGTCTGGCTGATGATACCAGCCGTCCCGACGAGCAGGTGGTGCTTAAAACCATCGACCGTCTGCCGATGACGGATTTCCCGCTGCCGGCCTATGAGCTCGCCGAAACCAAGAAGTATTTCCTCGGCAGCATCCAGTTCTCCTCGGGCTGCCCCTATCAGTGCGAGTTCTGCGACATCCCCGGGCTCTACGGCCGCAATCCGCGCCTGAAGTCGCCGCAGCAGATCATCGCCGAGCTCGACAAGCTGCGCGCGTGCGGTGCCACCGACACCGTCTATTTCGTCGACGACAATTTCATCGGCAACCGCAAGGCGGCGAGCGAACTGCTGCCGCACCTGATCGAGTGGCAGAAGCGCACCGGATATGTCACGCGCCTCGCTTGCGAGGCGACGCTCAACATCGCCAAGCGCCCCGAGATCCTGGAGAAGATGCGCGAAGCCTTCTTCGTGACCATCTTCGTCGGCATCGAGACGCCCGATCCCGACGCGCTAAAGGCCATGCACAAGGATCAGAACATGATGGTTCCGATCCTCGAGGGCGTGCGTACCATCAATTCGTTCGGCATGGAGGTCGTCTCCGGCATCATCATGGGGCTCGATACCGACAAGCCCCAGACCGGCGACGCGTTGCTCTCCTTCGTCGAGGAGTCGCGGATTCCGCTGCTCACCATCAACCTGCTGCAGGCGCTGCCGAAGACGCCATTGTGGGATCGGCTCGAAAAAGCCGGGCGTCTGATCGATGACGAGGGCCGCGACTCCAATGTCGAGTTCCTGCTGCCCTATGAGGACGTGGTCAGCTCCTGGCGCAAATGCATGGAAGTTGCCTACGAGCCGAATAAGCTGTTCGCGCGCTATTTGCATCAATGCAACTACACCTATGCCAATCGCATCAAGGTGCCGGTCAGCCCGGAAATGAAGAGCTGGGCCAACATCCGGCGCGGCCTGATCATGCTCCGCAACATCTTCTGGAAGGTCGGCGTGCTCGGCGACTACAAGCGCGTGTTCTGGAGGTTTGCGCTCGGCCGGCTCAAGCGCGGCGACATCGAGGGGTTGATCTCGGCGACGCTGGTTGCGCATCATTTGATCACCTTTGCGCGTGCAGCCTCCAGCGGCCGGCAGAACGCCTCGAACTACTCGATCCGGCTGCGCGAGGCTTCCGTCCCCGCCGAATAA
- a CDS encoding ethanolamine ammonia-lyase subunit EutB — translation MLYRHTIDATNYAFDDLRILLAKASPPRSGDRLAGIAADSAEEMIAARLALANVPLKQFLDEPVIPYEADEVTRLILDSHDVVGFLPVSSLTVGGFRDWLLSDAASGEAIKRISRGITPEMVAAVSKLMRNQDLILVAKKCEVTTRFRNTIGLRGRMSTRLQPNHPFDDPKGITASILDGLLLGSGDACIGINPASDDPNVIGTLLRLLDDIITRLELPTQGCVLTHVTTTLGLIGQGVPVDLVFQSIAGTEAANRSFGVDLSLLREAREAGLSLRRGTVGDNVMYFETGQGSALSANAHHQVDQQTCEARAYAVARAFDPLLVNSVVGFIGPEYLYDGKEIIRAGLEDHFCGKLLGLPLGIDVCYTNHAEADQDDMDNLLTLLAAAGVNFIMGVPGADDVMLNYQSTSFHDALYVRDLFGLKRAPEFDDWLARVGLAGQDFRLLADAGRLPDLAATLLT, via the coding sequence ATGCTCTATCGTCACACCATCGACGCCACCAATTACGCATTCGACGATCTGCGCATCCTGCTTGCCAAGGCCTCGCCGCCGCGTTCAGGCGACCGCCTGGCCGGCATCGCGGCCGACAGCGCGGAGGAGATGATCGCAGCCCGGCTTGCGCTGGCCAATGTTCCGCTCAAGCAATTCCTCGATGAGCCTGTCATCCCCTACGAGGCTGACGAAGTCACCCGCCTGATCCTCGACAGCCACGACGTTGTCGGCTTTCTGCCGGTGTCGTCGCTCACCGTCGGCGGATTCCGCGACTGGCTGCTGTCGGATGCCGCCAGCGGGGAAGCGATCAAGAGGATCTCGCGCGGCATCACGCCAGAGATGGTTGCGGCGGTGTCGAAGCTGATGCGCAACCAGGATCTGATCCTGGTCGCGAAGAAATGCGAGGTGACGACCCGCTTCCGCAACACCATCGGCTTGCGCGGTCGAATGAGCACGCGGCTGCAGCCGAACCATCCTTTCGACGATCCCAAGGGCATCACCGCCTCGATTCTCGACGGGCTGCTGCTCGGATCGGGCGATGCCTGCATCGGCATCAATCCGGCGAGTGACGATCCGAACGTGATCGGTACGCTGCTGCGGCTCCTGGATGACATCATCACGCGGCTCGAGCTTCCGACGCAGGGCTGCGTGCTGACCCATGTCACGACCACGCTCGGACTGATCGGGCAGGGGGTGCCGGTCGATCTCGTGTTCCAGTCGATCGCCGGCACCGAGGCGGCCAATCGCAGTTTCGGCGTCGACCTCTCGCTGCTGCGGGAGGCCCGGGAAGCCGGGCTGTCGCTGCGCCGCGGCACGGTCGGTGACAATGTGATGTATTTCGAGACCGGGCAGGGCTCGGCGCTGTCGGCCAATGCCCATCACCAGGTTGACCAGCAGACGTGCGAGGCGCGGGCCTATGCGGTGGCACGCGCGTTCGATCCACTGCTCGTCAACAGCGTGGTCGGCTTCATCGGTCCTGAGTACCTCTATGACGGCAAGGAAATCATCCGCGCCGGGCTCGAGGACCACTTCTGCGGCAAGCTGCTCGGCCTGCCGCTCGGGATCGACGTCTGCTACACCAACCATGCGGAAGCCGATCAGGACGATATGGACAATCTCCTGACACTGCTTGCGGCCGCCGGCGTGAACTTCATCATGGGCGTGCCGGGCGCGGATGACGTCATGCTGAACTATCAGTCGACATCGTTTCACGATGCGCTCTATGTCCGCGACCTGTTCGGCCTGAAGCGGGCTCCCGAATTCGACGACTGGCTCGCGCGCGTCGGCCTTGCCGGGCAAGACTTTCGCCTCCTTGCCGACGCGGGGCGGCTGCCCGATCTCGCTGCCACGCTGCTGACCTGA
- a CDS encoding methyl-accepting chemotaxis protein — protein MASRFSLAARLYSTFALIAALTAAITFLSEYNARRNAELTKAVDLASRAALNVERVNSLVYAVVMESRGIYMSTDPAAVKKYGDGLLAFNERILGVVKNWEMLVQADDAAQFAVFKKRIEQFIDFRKELVRRGIEIGAAAGREWGDNDANRDVRTALNKDLEALSKVYAERSKKLARETDTNRTMALVLTGLGAAALIVVVLGVLIIARSVARPLSQITTTIKRVAEGADHVEVPHVGRSDEIGALAHAIKVFQDAMDRNRSLNAQVVQESEARDARGRHIETFVEAFRGTIGEVLRAVHDNAATMRQTAQTIATVASDASGRAVAAAGATEQASSNVSAVAGAAEELSASVEEIGRQVKQSSGAVDQAGARTDRSITEIEGLAATTQRIDGVLSLIQAIAEQTNLLALNATIEAARAGDAGRGFAVVAHEVKALAGQTAKATAEISENVGLIQASTRNSVAAVREIGQAVREISNVTANIASAIGQQDAATREISANAQMAAQGNETLVTNVGSLRDDMDQTSKAAESVLAASNDLTATAETLSREVEQFFRNLRSDAADGLQRTGT, from the coding sequence ATGGCATCCCGATTCTCGCTTGCTGCCCGGCTGTACTCGACGTTTGCGCTGATTGCGGCGCTGACCGCGGCCATCACCTTCCTGTCCGAATACAATGCGCGGCGTAATGCCGAGCTGACCAAGGCCGTCGACCTTGCAAGCCGTGCCGCACTCAATGTCGAGCGGGTCAATTCACTGGTCTATGCCGTGGTGATGGAATCCCGCGGCATCTACATGTCGACCGATCCGGCAGCGGTGAAGAAATACGGCGACGGGCTGCTGGCGTTCAACGAACGCATTCTCGGCGTGGTCAAGAACTGGGAAATGCTGGTGCAGGCCGACGACGCCGCCCAGTTCGCGGTGTTCAAGAAGCGCATCGAGCAGTTCATCGATTTTCGCAAAGAGCTGGTACGCCGCGGCATCGAGATCGGCGCCGCAGCCGGGCGGGAGTGGGGCGACAACGACGCCAACCGCGATGTGCGCACCGCGCTGAACAAGGATCTCGAGGCGCTCTCCAAGGTCTATGCCGAGCGCAGCAAGAAGCTGGCGCGGGAGACCGACACCAACCGCACGATGGCGCTGGTGCTGACCGGCCTCGGCGCCGCGGCCCTGATCGTGGTGGTACTCGGCGTGCTGATCATCGCTCGCTCGGTGGCCCGGCCGCTGTCGCAGATCACCACGACGATCAAGCGCGTCGCCGAGGGCGCCGACCATGTCGAAGTACCCCATGTCGGGCGCAGCGACGAAATCGGCGCACTGGCACACGCCATCAAGGTCTTCCAGGACGCGATGGACCGCAATCGCAGCCTCAACGCGCAGGTCGTACAGGAGTCCGAGGCTCGCGACGCGCGCGGTCGGCATATCGAGACCTTCGTCGAAGCGTTCCGTGGCACGATCGGTGAGGTGCTCCGCGCGGTGCACGACAACGCAGCGACGATGCGTCAAACCGCGCAGACCATCGCAACCGTCGCGTCGGACGCCAGCGGCCGGGCGGTGGCGGCGGCAGGCGCCACCGAACAGGCCTCGAGCAACGTCTCCGCGGTGGCGGGCGCGGCCGAAGAACTCTCCGCCTCGGTCGAGGAGATCGGCCGCCAGGTCAAGCAGTCGTCCGGCGCCGTCGATCAGGCCGGTGCGCGCACCGACCGCTCGATCACCGAGATCGAGGGCCTTGCCGCAACCACCCAGCGCATCGACGGGGTGCTGAGCCTGATCCAGGCGATCGCCGAGCAGACCAACCTGCTCGCCCTCAACGCCACCATCGAAGCCGCCCGCGCCGGCGATGCCGGCCGTGGCTTCGCCGTCGTCGCGCACGAGGTCAAGGCGCTGGCCGGCCAGACCGCGAAGGCAACCGCCGAGATCAGCGAGAACGTGGGCCTGATCCAGGCCTCGACCCGCAACTCGGTGGCCGCCGTGCGCGAGATCGGCCAGGCGGTGCGCGAGATCAGCAACGTCACCGCGAACATCGCGAGCGCGATCGGCCAGCAGGACGCGGCGACGCGCGAAATCTCCGCCAACGCCCAGATGGCCGCCCAGGGCAACGAGACCCTGGTTACCAATGTCGGCTCGCTCCGCGATGATATGGACCAGACCAGCAAGGCGGCGGAATCGGTGCTCGCGGCCTCGAACGATCTGACCGCAACCGCCGAGACGCTGTCGCGCGAGGTCGAGCAGTTCTTCCGCAACCTGCGCAGCGACGCGGCCGACGGCCTGCAGCGGACCGGAACCTGA
- a CDS encoding sensor domain-containing diguanylate cyclase: MNGLLPKPKAVPTKRLLALGIGLVLCFSAICASILWEMASKDYRHAKEGATNLVASIASEIDRNIDLYDLSLQAVADGVKLPELGKISPELRQVVLFDRAATAKDLGSILVLNAAGDVTLDSRTLTPRTANFADRDFFRAHQTRADSGLFISAPWITSDGEYLISLSRRINNDDGSFAGVVAGSMRLSYFHNLFRKLNFGFGDSMALFNSDGVILMRAPFDISKIGQSIKDSLVFKQFPARQSGSYITKSIVDHVSRLYVFQAVGHNRLLIAEGLALDGIYADWWQQLWLIGSVVAALCGFSIVLMFYLVAALKRRAAAEDRLAHLASTDALTGLANRRRLDDTLDVEWRRGMRAKAPVSLLMIDVDHFKIYNDTYGHQAGDAVLTTVGRCIASSAKRATDLGARYGGEEFSVLLPGIGKTGALEIAERIRAKLAAARESEPELPTVSIGLSCLVPDHERTSRDLLKAADLALYQAKREGRDRVIVSPIGWDKSGKRHVA; the protein is encoded by the coding sequence ATGAACGGGCTTTTGCCAAAGCCGAAGGCGGTGCCGACCAAACGGCTCCTTGCGCTCGGGATCGGCCTCGTTCTCTGCTTTTCGGCGATCTGCGCATCCATTCTCTGGGAAATGGCGAGCAAGGACTATCGGCATGCGAAGGAAGGTGCGACCAACCTCGTCGCCTCCATCGCCAGCGAGATCGACCGCAACATCGACCTCTACGACCTCTCGCTCCAGGCGGTCGCCGACGGCGTCAAGCTGCCGGAGCTCGGCAAGATCAGCCCGGAGCTTCGCCAGGTCGTGCTGTTCGACCGCGCCGCCACAGCCAAGGATCTCGGCTCGATCCTCGTGCTGAATGCGGCGGGGGACGTCACGCTCGATTCCAGGACCTTGACGCCGCGGACCGCAAATTTCGCCGATCGAGACTTCTTCCGGGCGCATCAGACGCGAGCGGACAGCGGACTGTTCATCAGTGCTCCGTGGATTACTTCGGATGGCGAATATCTGATCAGCCTCAGCCGCCGCATCAACAATGACGACGGCTCCTTTGCCGGCGTGGTCGCGGGCAGCATGCGGCTCAGCTATTTCCACAATCTGTTTCGCAAGCTGAACTTCGGCTTCGGCGACAGCATGGCGCTGTTCAACAGCGATGGCGTCATACTGATGCGCGCCCCGTTCGACATCAGCAAGATCGGGCAAAGCATCAAGGACTCTCTGGTCTTCAAGCAGTTTCCGGCACGACAATCCGGCTCCTACATCACGAAATCGATCGTCGACCATGTCAGCCGGCTCTATGTTTTCCAGGCAGTCGGCCACAATCGCCTGCTCATCGCCGAGGGTCTCGCGCTCGACGGCATCTATGCCGACTGGTGGCAACAGCTCTGGCTGATCGGCAGCGTGGTTGCAGCGCTCTGCGGCTTCTCGATCGTCCTGATGTTCTACCTGGTGGCCGCTCTCAAGCGGCGGGCCGCCGCGGAAGACCGGCTCGCGCACCTCGCGAGCACGGATGCACTGACAGGCCTCGCCAACCGCCGTCGCCTCGACGATACCCTTGACGTCGAATGGCGCCGTGGCATGCGCGCAAAGGCGCCGGTGTCGCTTCTGATGATCGACGTCGATCATTTCAAGATCTACAACGACACGTACGGGCATCAGGCCGGCGACGCCGTGCTCACCACCGTGGGACGGTGCATCGCAAGCAGCGCCAAGCGTGCAACCGATCTCGGTGCCCGCTATGGCGGCGAGGAATTTTCGGTGTTGCTGCCGGGCATCGGCAAGACGGGCGCCCTGGAAATTGCCGAACGGATTCGCGCGAAGCTGGCGGCTGCGCGGGAATCCGAGCCTGAGTTGCCGACTGTCAGCATCGGATTGTCCTGCCTCGTCCCGGACCACGAGCGCACGTCGCGCGATCTGCTCAAGGCCGCAGACCTCGCGCTCTATCAAGCCAAGCGTGAAGGCCGCGACCGCGTCATCGTCAGCCCGATCGGGTGGGACAAATCGGGCAAGCGGCACGTCGCCTGA
- a CDS encoding transglutaminase family protein gives MIYDIRHVTTYSYETQVSFARCSLRLEPISGDGQQLISHSVEIRPRPAERTARRDFFGTLTESVLIETAHRSLRIDARSRVSVARQPPARDAASPPWKSVRDDAFEALSLDAASPVGYVFASALVPVLRPVTAYASASFLPGGGILTGAADLMRRIRDDFKYDPKATVISTPLRDVFEKRHGVCQDFAHVMIAGLRGLGLPAAYVSGYLRTIPPPGQPRLQGADATHAWVSVWCGSALGWVGFDPTNDLMVGSDHIILAIGRDFADVSPVDGVIVGARKQKLAVAVDVLPVE, from the coding sequence GTGATCTACGACATCCGTCACGTCACGACCTATAGCTACGAGACCCAGGTCAGCTTTGCGCGGTGCTCGCTGCGGCTGGAGCCGATCAGCGGCGACGGGCAGCAGCTGATCTCGCATTCGGTCGAGATCCGTCCGAGGCCGGCGGAGCGCACCGCGCGGCGCGACTTCTTCGGCACGCTGACCGAAAGCGTCCTGATCGAGACCGCGCATCGCAGTCTGCGCATCGATGCCCGCTCGCGGGTCTCGGTGGCGCGGCAGCCGCCGGCGCGCGACGCCGCCAGCCCGCCCTGGAAGAGCGTGCGCGACGATGCGTTCGAGGCGTTGAGCCTCGATGCGGCCTCGCCGGTCGGTTACGTCTTTGCCAGCGCGCTGGTGCCGGTGCTGAGGCCGGTGACGGCCTACGCTTCTGCGAGCTTTTTGCCTGGTGGCGGCATCCTTACTGGGGCGGCCGACCTGATGCGCCGCATCCGCGACGACTTCAAATACGATCCCAAGGCAACCGTGATCTCGACACCGCTTCGCGACGTGTTCGAGAAGCGCCATGGCGTGTGCCAGGACTTTGCCCATGTGATGATCGCAGGGCTGCGCGGCCTCGGCCTGCCTGCAGCCTATGTCAGCGGCTATCTGCGCACCATTCCGCCGCCGGGCCAGCCGCGGCTGCAGGGCGCGGACGCCACCCATGCCTGGGTCTCGGTCTGGTGCGGCAGCGCGCTCGGCTGGGTCGGGTTCGACCCGACCAACGATCTGATGGTCGGGAGCGACCACATCATTCTCGCCATCGGCCGCGACTTTGCCGACGTCTCGCCGGTCGACGGGGTCATCGTCGGCGCGCGCAAGCAAAAGCTCGCCGTTGCGGTTGACGTGCTGCCGGTGGAGTGA